The proteins below are encoded in one region of Flavobacterium nackdongense:
- a CDS encoding IS982 family transposase, producing the protein MSNIVKKYLRVLEVISSLNCELEFKTGVGRKHKMSDLEIVALSLTAEFMSIDSENSLFKEINKQQIPNLIDRSQFNKRRRKLFFFLEEVRLKLASHFLEFENYFIVDSMPLEICKFARHNRIKICKKDFETAPSKGFCASQNNWFYGYKLHGVCSINGVFHSLDITKAEVHDVNFLKNIKEQMSDCVVLGDRGYLSESIQLDLFQTVNIKLETPKRTNQKDYTPQPYVFRKSRKRIETLFSQLCDQFKIRNNYAKSFEGFKTRILAKITALTLVQFINKFIFDRPINNIKNQTI; encoded by the coding sequence ATGTCAAATATAGTAAAAAAATATTTAAGAGTTTTAGAAGTTATAAGTTCTTTAAATTGTGAATTAGAATTTAAGACTGGTGTCGGAAGAAAACATAAAATGTCTGATTTAGAGATAGTTGCATTAAGTTTAACTGCGGAATTTATGTCAATTGACAGTGAAAATTCTTTATTTAAAGAGATAAATAAACAACAAATTCCTAACTTAATTGACCGAAGTCAGTTCAATAAAAGAAGGAGAAAATTATTTTTCTTTTTAGAAGAAGTTAGATTAAAATTAGCATCTCATTTTTTAGAATTTGAAAATTATTTCATTGTTGATAGTATGCCATTGGAGATATGCAAATTTGCTCGTCATAACAGAATTAAAATCTGTAAAAAAGATTTTGAAACTGCTCCGTCTAAAGGATTTTGTGCCTCACAAAACAATTGGTTTTATGGTTATAAACTTCACGGTGTTTGTTCAATAAATGGTGTTTTTCATTCATTAGATATTACAAAAGCTGAAGTTCACGATGTCAATTTTTTAAAAAATATAAAAGAACAAATGTCTGATTGTGTGGTTCTTGGCGATAGAGGATATTTATCTGAATCAATTCAGTTAGATTTATTTCAAACAGTAAATATCAAATTGGAAACGCCAAAAAGAACAAATCAAAAAGACTATACGCCTCAACCTTATGTCTTTAGAAAATCAAGAAAAAGAATTGAAACATTATTTTCACAATTGTGTGACCAGTTCAAAATTAGAAACAATTATGCTAAATCTTTTGAAGGATTTAAAACACGGATTTTAGCAAAAATAACGGCATTAACATTGGTTCAATTCATCAATAAATTTATTTTTGATAGACCAATAAATAATATTAAGAATCAAACAATTTAA
- a CDS encoding MFS transporter — protein MEVKVRDAYAALRYREFNLFLLLRFVMVFAWSMQFIIIEWEVYSLTKSALSLGMIGLMEVIPAIGMALFAGHIVDQKEKKGMLLKCIFGFAIISLGLFLLTWPKIVSEWSTETILYSIYFLVFLGGLVRAFLGPSVFSLMSLIVPKKAYPNAATWSSSVWQIGSVVGPAVAGFSITWIGVHWSMCVIFACSVLALMLLTQISKKPILNPKIGEPVMESLKEGIKFVYTNKSILGALTLDMVAVLFGGAVALLPIFAQDILKVGPEGFGILRAAPAVGALLTMFVSAHLPFYKNAGIKLLAAIFGFGVCIIVFGLSTWFWLSVFALFMSGVTDGISVVIRQTILQLKTPDSMRGRVAAVNSIFVGSSNELGAFESGLTAKLMGTVTAVVFGGSMTLLIVVFTGIKLPGFRTLDLQKDLDEHENHK, from the coding sequence ATGGAAGTTAAAGTTAGAGATGCCTACGCAGCCTTGCGATATAGAGAATTCAATCTATTTTTATTATTGCGTTTCGTCATGGTTTTCGCCTGGTCGATGCAGTTTATCATTATCGAATGGGAAGTTTATAGTTTGACCAAAAGTGCCCTTTCACTGGGGATGATTGGATTAATGGAAGTAATTCCCGCTATCGGAATGGCTTTGTTTGCTGGACATATCGTCGATCAAAAGGAGAAAAAAGGAATGCTTTTGAAATGTATTTTCGGATTTGCAATTATAAGCCTCGGGTTGTTTTTATTGACTTGGCCCAAAATAGTAAGCGAATGGTCGACGGAAACTATTTTATATTCTATTTATTTTCTGGTCTTTTTAGGTGGTTTGGTGCGCGCTTTTCTGGGGCCAAGTGTTTTTTCGCTAATGTCTTTAATCGTTCCTAAAAAAGCCTATCCCAATGCAGCCACTTGGAGTAGTTCGGTTTGGCAAATTGGTTCGGTTGTTGGGCCTGCAGTGGCGGGATTTTCGATTACCTGGATTGGCGTGCATTGGTCGATGTGTGTTATTTTTGCGTGTTCTGTCTTGGCTTTAATGTTGTTGACTCAAATTTCAAAAAAACCTATTTTGAATCCAAAAATTGGAGAACCGGTGATGGAAAGTTTGAAAGAAGGCATAAAATTCGTTTATACTAATAAATCAATTTTAGGAGCTTTAACGCTTGATATGGTGGCGGTACTTTTTGGTGGAGCTGTAGCGCTTTTGCCTATTTTTGCCCAAGATATTTTGAAAGTGGGCCCCGAAGGATTCGGAATTTTAAGGGCTGCGCCAGCGGTGGGAGCTTTATTAACCATGTTTGTTTCGGCGCATTTGCCTTTTTATAAAAATGCCGGAATCAAGTTGTTGGCAGCTATTTTTGGGTTTGGAGTTTGCATTATTGTTTTTGGACTATCGACTTGGTTTTGGTTGTCGGTTTTTGCCTTGTTTATGAGTGGCGTTACTGACGGTATTTCGGTAGTAATTCGACAAACGATTTTGCAGCTCAAAACACCCGATTCTATGCGAGGTCGAGTAGCGGCGGTAAATTCGATTTTTGTAGGTTCATCGAATGAATTAGGTGCTTTCGAAAGTGGATTGACGGCTAAATTGATGGGCACAGTGACTGCGGTTGTTTTTGGCGGAAGTATGACACTTTTAATCGTAGTTTTTACAGGGATTAAATTGCCGGGATTTAGAACTCTGGATTTGCAAAAAGACTTGGACGAACACGAAAATCACAAATAA
- a CDS encoding cytochrome c3 family protein, translated as MKRMIKSLFSVSLPFVLLLLLSNCAHQDKEYVDLRGNQYAGSESCMECHPKIYNEALKSSHYKASAAASIKNVLGNFSPGYNTYSYDKDTKMVMENRNNELFQVYYKNGKEIKAYRFDIVMGAKNAQTSLFWDKDIVYELPLSYYTSVNNWGTSPSYPPNQPSFSRAISIDCFECHSSNIELKHKNTETENYFGTEMKMETMKKESVIFGIDCERCHGPAKAHVDYHKENPGLKLAKHIVTHQSLNNQQKLARCVICHSAATNLESRFKFVPGKSMADFYNVSIPNPAANSDVHGNQYGLLSQSKCFLESKTMDCTSCHDSHTTEIESLSRQSEKCLSCHSEVKKNFCPIKVPSGFALKDNCIDCHMPKKASGVIGFYLSGKSEMSPYLLRTHKIGIYPEETQKKNF; from the coding sequence ATGAAAAGAATGATCAAGTCTTTATTTTCGGTTTCATTGCCCTTTGTGCTGCTTTTGCTATTGTCAAATTGCGCCCATCAAGACAAGGAATATGTTGACTTGCGAGGTAATCAATATGCAGGTTCGGAAAGCTGTATGGAATGTCATCCAAAAATTTATAATGAGGCGCTGAAAAGTTCCCATTATAAAGCGTCGGCAGCGGCATCGATCAAAAATGTTTTGGGGAATTTTAGTCCAGGTTATAACACCTACAGCTATGACAAGGATACCAAAATGGTAATGGAAAATAGAAATAACGAATTATTTCAGGTGTATTACAAGAACGGTAAAGAAATAAAAGCGTATCGTTTTGATATTGTAATGGGAGCCAAAAACGCACAAACATCATTGTTTTGGGACAAAGACATTGTTTATGAATTGCCCTTGTCTTATTATACTTCAGTTAATAATTGGGGTACGAGTCCAAGTTATCCGCCCAACCAACCCAGTTTTAGTCGCGCGATTTCGATTGATTGTTTTGAATGTCATAGTTCCAATATAGAGCTGAAGCATAAAAATACTGAAACCGAAAATTATTTTGGAACCGAAATGAAAATGGAAACCATGAAAAAGGAATCTGTGATTTTTGGTATTGATTGTGAGCGATGCCACGGCCCAGCAAAAGCGCATGTAGATTACCACAAGGAAAATCCTGGATTAAAATTGGCGAAACATATCGTTACACACCAATCGCTTAATAATCAGCAAAAATTAGCGCGATGCGTGATTTGTCATTCGGCAGCCACGAATTTAGAGTCTCGGTTCAAATTTGTTCCGGGAAAATCAATGGCTGATTTTTATAACGTTTCTATTCCGAATCCTGCTGCTAATTCCGATGTTCACGGCAATCAATATGGTTTGCTTTCTCAAAGTAAATGTTTTCTTGAAAGTAAAACGATGGATTGCACCAGCTGTCACGATTCGCATACGACGGAAATAGAAAGCCTGTCGCGACAATCCGAAAAATGTTTGAGTTGCCATAGTGAGGTCAAGAAAAATTTTTGCCCAATCAAAGTTCCTAGTGGATTTGCTTTGAAAGACAATTGCATTGATTGCCATATGCCCAAAAAAGCGTCGGGAGTTATTGGGTTTTACCTTTCAGGAAAGTCCGAAATGTCTCCTTATTTGTTGCGAACGCACAAAATTGGTATATATCCAGAAGAAACTCAGAAAAAAAATTTCTAA
- the recJ gene encoding single-stranded-DNA-specific exonuclease RecJ, giving the protein MRWTIKPKPSEEKVKLLAEALNVEEFVATLLVQRGIETFEQARQFFRPTLADLHNPFLMKDMEKAVERIELAIEKGENILVFGDYDVDGTTAVSLVSSYLKTYYPNVATYIPDRYDEGYGISFKGIDFADDNDFSLIIALDCGIKSIDHIAYANEKNIDFIICDHHRPGNSLPEAVAVLDPKREDCTYPYDELCGCGIGFKLIQALGENRNQTIEDLTPYLDLVATAIAADIVPMTGENRILAYFGLQVINSDPRPGFKALIHQIKKKTLDITDVVFIIAPRINAAGRIKHGNHAVELLTEFDFEQAQQFASEIEAYNSERKDLDKQITKEALNQIIENSEEKRFTTVVFQEDWHKGVIGIVASRLIETYYRPTLVFTKSGDKYAASARSVKGFDVYNALEACSEHLEQFGGHMYAAGMTLLEENYLAFKNAFEKEVERTIHPDMLTPEIAIDAEINLTDITPKLTRILKQFEPFGPQNMTPVFVSRKVNDTGYAQRLGADEEHLKLYVRQSRSLGTEGMAAIGFGLGNKIELTTNKKPFEAVYCIDENEWNGKTSVQLRLKDIK; this is encoded by the coding sequence ATGCGCTGGACCATCAAACCAAAACCTTCTGAAGAAAAGGTCAAATTACTTGCTGAAGCTTTGAACGTCGAGGAATTTGTAGCAACACTTTTGGTTCAACGCGGTATTGAAACTTTCGAACAAGCCAGACAATTTTTTCGTCCCACTTTGGCCGATTTGCACAATCCATTTTTGATGAAAGATATGGAAAAAGCGGTTGAACGCATTGAATTGGCTATCGAAAAAGGCGAAAATATTCTTGTTTTCGGAGATTACGACGTCGATGGAACGACTGCTGTTTCTTTGGTTTCCTCTTATTTGAAAACCTATTATCCGAATGTCGCTACCTATATTCCCGATCGTTATGACGAAGGTTATGGCATTTCTTTCAAAGGAATTGATTTTGCTGACGATAATGATTTTTCGCTGATTATAGCTTTGGATTGTGGTATAAAATCTATCGATCATATCGCTTACGCCAATGAAAAAAACATCGATTTTATCATTTGCGATCACCACCGACCAGGGAATTCGTTGCCCGAAGCCGTGGCGGTTTTGGACCCAAAACGGGAGGATTGTACTTATCCTTATGATGAATTATGCGGTTGTGGCATTGGTTTCAAATTGATTCAGGCATTGGGTGAAAACCGAAACCAAACCATTGAAGATTTGACACCCTATTTGGATTTGGTAGCGACAGCCATTGCTGCCGATATTGTTCCGATGACGGGCGAAAACAGGATTTTGGCTTATTTTGGTTTGCAAGTCATCAATTCTGATCCGAGACCTGGATTTAAAGCTTTGATTCATCAAATAAAAAAGAAAACTTTAGATATAACCGATGTTGTTTTTATCATCGCACCCAGAATTAACGCAGCAGGGCGAATCAAACACGGGAATCACGCTGTGGAGTTATTGACGGAATTTGACTTTGAACAAGCCCAACAATTTGCATCCGAAATTGAAGCTTATAATTCCGAGCGGAAAGATTTAGACAAACAAATTACCAAGGAAGCGCTTAATCAAATCATAGAAAATAGCGAAGAAAAACGTTTTACGACGGTGGTTTTTCAGGAAGATTGGCACAAAGGTGTGATAGGAATTGTGGCTTCGCGATTGATAGAAACCTATTATCGTCCGACCTTAGTTTTTACTAAAAGTGGTGATAAATATGCGGCTTCGGCACGCTCTGTTAAAGGATTTGACGTCTATAATGCCTTGGAAGCTTGTTCGGAACATTTAGAACAATTTGGCGGACATATGTACGCTGCCGGAATGACTTTGTTGGAAGAAAATTATTTGGCTTTCAAAAACGCCTTCGAAAAAGAAGTGGAACGAACGATTCATCCCGATATGTTGACGCCAGAAATTGCCATTGATGCCGAAATTAATTTAACGGATATCACGCCAAAACTGACGCGGATTTTGAAACAATTCGAGCCTTTTGGACCTCAAAATATGACGCCTGTTTTTGTGAGCAGAAAAGTAAATGATACAGGTTATGCCCAAAGATTGGGAGCCGATGAAGAACATTTGAAACTGTATGTGCGTCAATCCCGAAGTCTCGGGACGGAAGGAATGGCTGCTATTGGTTTCGGATTAGGAAATAAAATAGAATTGACTACGAATAAAAAGCCGTTTGAAGCGGTTTATTGTATTGATGAAAATGAGTGGAATGGCAAAACTTCCGTTCAATTGCGGTTGAAAGATATTAAGTAA
- the ade gene encoding adenine deaminase has translation MQIQGQIVDIQNRRIYAGEITVENGKIISIIEKNHDKKHYILPGFIDSHIHIESSMLVPSEFAKIAVLHGTVATISDPHEIANVLGKSGVFYMIENGKKVPLKFHFGAPSCVPATIFETAGATIDSEGIKELMASPDIYYLAEMMNYPGVLFDDAEVLKKIAWAKHFNKPVDGHAPGLRGEPIKKYISAGISTDHECFTFEEAEEKLSLGMKILIREGSAAKNFEALIDLLPENYENMMFCSDDKHPDDLIVGHINLLCARAVAKGIDIFKILQAACVNPVNHYKMNVGLLQEKDAADFIVVEDLVNFKVLKTYINGELIANNGESFVKHIPFETPNNFNITSKEMSDFAVSGSGSKIRVIEALEGQLITNEIHHQSFIVDGKIVSDTENDILKMAVVNRYENTKPAIAFIKNFGLKKGAIASSVAHDCHNIVVVGTSDEDICNAVNLIIKNTGGVCAVNGAENKILPLPVAGIMSDKNGWETGKLYQEIDAMAKALGSNLKAPFMTLSFMALLVIPDLKLSDKGLFSGNTFSFVDLVVEN, from the coding sequence ATGCAAATTCAGGGACAAATTGTCGACATCCAAAACCGACGCATTTATGCTGGAGAAATCACGGTCGAAAACGGGAAAATCATATCGATTATCGAAAAAAATCACGATAAAAAACACTATATTCTTCCCGGATTTATCGATTCCCACATTCATATCGAAAGTTCGATGCTCGTTCCTTCTGAATTTGCAAAAATTGCCGTGCTTCACGGAACGGTCGCCACGATATCCGATCCACACGAAATTGCCAATGTTTTAGGTAAATCTGGCGTTTTTTACATGATCGAAAACGGCAAAAAAGTCCCCTTAAAATTTCATTTTGGAGCTCCCTCTTGCGTTCCTGCTACCATATTCGAAACTGCTGGAGCCACCATCGATTCAGAAGGAATCAAGGAATTGATGGCTTCGCCCGATATTTATTATTTGGCGGAAATGATGAATTATCCCGGCGTTTTATTCGATGATGCAGAGGTTTTGAAAAAAATTGCGTGGGCAAAACATTTCAATAAGCCCGTTGATGGTCACGCTCCGGGACTACGAGGCGAACCGATAAAAAAATACATTTCAGCAGGAATTTCTACCGACCACGAATGCTTTACTTTTGAAGAAGCCGAAGAAAAATTATCCCTTGGAATGAAAATCCTCATTCGCGAAGGAAGTGCCGCTAAAAACTTTGAAGCACTCATCGATTTACTTCCAGAAAATTATGAGAATATGATGTTTTGCTCCGACGACAAACATCCCGACGATTTGATTGTAGGCCACATCAACTTACTTTGTGCTCGTGCTGTTGCCAAAGGAATTGACATTTTCAAAATCCTGCAAGCCGCTTGTGTAAATCCCGTGAATCATTACAAAATGAACGTGGGTTTATTGCAAGAAAAGGATGCTGCCGATTTTATTGTGGTTGAAGATTTGGTTAATTTTAAAGTGTTGAAAACCTATATCAATGGCGAATTAATTGCCAATAATGGTGAATCATTTGTAAAACATATTCCCTTTGAAACCCCAAATAATTTTAACATTACTTCCAAAGAAATGAGTGATTTTGCCGTTTCAGGGTCAGGTTCAAAAATTAGAGTTATCGAAGCTTTGGAAGGCCAATTGATTACCAATGAAATTCATCATCAATCATTTATTGTTGATGGGAAAATCGTTTCAGACACGGAAAACGACATCTTGAAAATGGCGGTTGTGAATCGTTATGAAAATACAAAACCAGCCATTGCTTTCATCAAGAATTTTGGTTTGAAAAAAGGGGCGATTGCTAGTTCTGTGGCGCACGATTGTCATAATATTGTTGTGGTTGGAACTTCAGACGAAGATATTTGCAATGCCGTCAATCTAATTATAAAAAATACGGGTGGAGTTTGCGCCGTGAATGGAGCCGAAAACAAAATCCTACCCTTGCCCGTTGCGGGAATTATGAGCGACAAAAACGGTTGGGAAACTGGCAAATTATATCAGGAAATTGATGCAATGGCGAAAGCGCTCGGAAGCAATTTGAAAGCACCTTTTATGACGCTTTCGTTTATGGCTTTGCTCGTTATTCCCGATTTGAAATTATCCGATAAAGGATTATTTAGCGGAAATACTTTTTCGTTTGTGGACTTGGTGGTGGAGAATTAA
- a CDS encoding helix-turn-helix domain-containing protein gives MKESIQIQVGKRIQKIRKEKNISQQDLAAKCNFEKSNMSRLEAGRANATLSTLEIVSKALEINTIELFKFND, from the coding sequence TTGAAAGAATCTATACAAATACAGGTTGGCAAACGAATTCAGAAGATCCGAAAAGAGAAAAATATCTCTCAACAGGATTTGGCTGCCAAATGTAATTTTGAGAAAAGTAATATGTCTAGATTAGAAGCTGGAAGAGCAAATGCAACACTTTCGACCCTCGAAATAGTGTCCAAAGCTCTAGAAATAAATACAATCGAATTATTCAAGTTTAACGATTAG
- a CDS encoding type I restriction endonuclease: protein MDLKDQLKLIADRTKHKDNIQTEEATKNAFIMPFLQSLGYDVFNPLEVVPEFIADIGIKKGEKIDYAIFKDGNPTILVECKDWRQNLNVHDGQLLRYFHVSKAKFGLLTNGIVYRFYSDLVMPNKMDEKPFLEFNITEIKDNQIEELKKFHKANFDAESIVNTASEMKFMNELKHLLNKELTEPTPEFVKHFAKQVYPSVVTARVLEQFTELTKKSIQQYISDLITERLKNALSKEDEKNKSETSNEITAEQNLEDISKVNTTEEELEGFLIVKTILRQKIPATRITYRDAQSYFAIFLDDNNRKVVCRLHLNGGKKFVGLFDENKKETKNEIETLDDIFKFSAELLKTIELYEK, encoded by the coding sequence ATGGATTTAAAAGACCAACTTAAATTAATTGCAGACAGAACAAAGCATAAAGACAACATCCAAACCGAAGAAGCGACAAAAAATGCATTCATTATGCCTTTCTTACAAAGTTTAGGATATGATGTTTTTAATCCACTGGAAGTAGTTCCTGAATTTATCGCAGACATAGGAATTAAAAAAGGGGAGAAAATTGATTATGCAATCTTCAAAGATGGAAATCCAACAATTTTGGTTGAATGTAAAGATTGGAGGCAAAATTTGAATGTTCACGACGGACAACTTTTAAGATATTTTCACGTTTCAAAAGCAAAGTTCGGCTTATTGACAAATGGAATCGTTTATCGATTTTATTCCGATTTAGTGATGCCAAATAAAATGGATGAAAAACCATTTTTAGAATTTAATATTACAGAAATAAAAGACAATCAAATTGAGGAATTGAAAAAATTTCACAAAGCAAATTTTGATGCAGAAAGCATTGTAAATACCGCAAGCGAAATGAAATTTATGAACGAACTGAAACATTTGCTGAACAAAGAACTTACAGAACCAACTCCAGAATTTGTCAAACATTTTGCGAAACAAGTTTACCCTAGTGTTGTAACTGCAAGAGTTTTAGAGCAATTTACAGAATTGACAAAAAAATCTATTCAACAATACATCAGTGATTTAATAACCGAAAGATTGAAAAATGCCTTGTCAAAAGAGGATGAAAAAAATAAATCTGAAACTTCAAATGAAATTACTGCAGAACAAAATCTGGAAGATATTAGCAAAGTGAATACAACCGAAGAAGAACTTGAAGGCTTTTTAATCGTAAAGACAATTTTAAGACAAAAAATTCCAGCAACAAGAATTACTTATCGAGATGCACAGTCCTATTTTGCCATTTTTCTGGATGACAATAATCGAAAAGTAGTTTGCCGATTGCACTTAAATGGAGGAAAAAAATTCGTCGGATTGTTCGATGAAAACAAAAAAGAGACTAAAAATGAAATAGAAACCTTGGACGATATTTTTAAGTTTTCCGCAGAACTTTTGAAGACTATTGAGTTATACGAAAAGTAA